The following DNA comes from Corynebacterium lizhenjunii.
AAGTACCGTGAATAGCAGCAAAGTACCGTGCAGCGCCGCGCCGTGGATGCAGCGCCGCCTCGTGGACGGAGCGAGCTCTGATGTATGAGGTAAGCGAGGAGCGCTTCGAGGAGATGGTCGAAGCCGCCTTGGATAAGATCCCCCAGGAGTTTGTGGATCGCATGCGCAACCTAGCCATTTTGGTGGAGGACTACCACCCGGACTCCCCATGGATTTTAGGCCTCTACGAGGGCGTGGCATTACCGGAACGCACCTTCGACCACACGGGTTATTTGCCAGACGCCATTTGGATTTACCGCGGCGCCTTGCAGGACTTGTGTACCTCAGAAGAGCAACTAGCCCACGAGGTGGAAGTCACCGTTTTTCACGAGCTCGGCCACTACTTTGGTCTCGAAGAAGACGAACTCCACCTCCTCGGCTGGGGTT
Coding sequences within:
- a CDS encoding metallopeptidase family protein, which gives rise to MYEVSEERFEEMVEAALDKIPQEFVDRMRNLAILVEDYHPDSPWILGLYEGVALPERTFDHTGYLPDAIWIYRGALQDLCTSEEQLAHEVEVTVFHELGHYFGLEEDELHLLGWG